CATGCCTGTTCCGAAGCTGAATACGATGAGAGCAGCCAGTCCCGCTATCCAGCCCTTGATTGCAAAGGAACGAAAAGGAATGAAAGGGAGCACTACCGGTGTAATAAATGCGCCTGCCAGAACAGACAGAAGGCCCAGCCCGATAAAAAGAAGCCCCTCATGATAAGCTTTGTCAAAAAGAATGCCCGACCTGTCTATGCCGGAATAGACAAGTACGAGAAGAGCGTAAATACCGAACTTTTTCATAACGGCATTTAATTCGATGGGCGTAAGAATGAGGCGGTCGAGCCACTTGAACTGAACAAGCCGCATCTCCTTCGTTGCCTTTCGTCCCGCTTCAAGGTAGGCTGGTATGTCTGAGGCCTCGACAGGACCATAGTGGAGATGGAATCCACTTTGTTCCTTTACAACATGAGCCTTAATACCGACACCACCCAGTTGGGGAAGGATAAGCCGCCTGTGGCTGACTATCCCTTCAAGGCCCGTCACTTTGATCCTTTTAACCAGTTCATCAGTACTGAAGGTTCCCTTTCCTGCGGCGCACCAGACATTGATTCCCTTTGTATCAAGAACAAGTATCCATCCGTCGAGGCCCTTAAGTTCCCTCCTCAGAATGTCGAAAGTGAACTTGTAGTTGGCCGTTACAAAGACTTCCGCTTTCTCGTCAGGTTCGCCTATCTTGTATAAACCGGGGTTAACCATATAGGTGTTTCTAAAAGAACCCGATCTGGCCTTTATCCGCCCCCAGTGATCCCTTGCTGTCCAATGAGAATCGACAGCAGTAATATTCTGTGATTCCTCACCAGTTATAGACTCAACGGAGGAGTCGGTACAGCAACTCTTTTCTACAGGCTCTTTCGGTGGAGCAGGACTGCAACAGGAATTTACACTATTTTTTTTATCTTTCATAACTATTCCCCTGTCATTGTCATTCCCTACTGTAAATGGTATTGAATGCGTCGAGAATTAAAATGCACAAACTTTTTTAAATGATGCCCCATCTCGACAGGCTCAGGGTGACTAAATGTTGCCTAAGGTCATGCTGAGCCTGTCGAAGCATATAAAAACTAAAGCACATCCATAATAACGGGCCCCAGCTTGTCCTTCATCATATCCACAAGTTCTTCCGCTTTGATAAGCGTAATGCAGCAGACTTTACCCTCTTTTTCCCAACTCGTGAGAACCAGTTTATCGCCTGCCTCTATTTCCATCTTTGCCCTCAAATCCTTGGGCAGAACCATCTGGCCCCGTTCATCGACGCTTATAATGGATTCTACCTTACATGAACTGTCATTTTCAGCTGTACAGCAGGACCTGTCATCTTTCCTTTTCATGGTTCTTTTCTCCAATAGTTAAAATTAGAATAATCTGATTTTTCAGTATTTTCTGATTATAGCTTTTGCATAAGGTTGCTGTCAAGAGTTCTTCAAAAGCAAAGATATGCGATTCCGGGAGGTTTTCCGGTCATGCTTGCCAATGCGGCAGGAGTCTATTATTTTGAACTGTAAAGTATCTCAGGTAATTTACAGGGAAAGCATAAAGAAGGGTATCTCGAATATGCCCTTTCACAGATATTCTCACCCAAACAGAAAGAGCGCTTTAAAAAGAAAGGGGCAGGGAAGCTTCTCAGCAAAACAAAAGGAGAGTACTATTATTATTTATGTCATTTCGTGAGGCTGGCGGATAGTTTTTTTCTGACAGCCTTGACGGGATTTTTTATTGATACCCCTTTAATGTGACATCTCATCTTCGATGATTTCCATCAATCTATTTAATGAAACCGGTTTTGCAACCAATTGATAATTTCCTAATTCCTTAATACGTTTTAACGTTGAATCATCGCCATAACCTGAAACAAAAATTATTTTTATCCCTTTATTAATGGACAGGATCTCCTTTGCCGCATCAACACCATCTATTCCGGGACCAAGGCAGATATCCATGAGGATAAGATCGGGGCTATTTTCTTTTACGGCCTCTATGGACATTTCACCCGTTTCCACAGGTTTAAAAACATGGTAGCCCATTTTATCGAGCTTACTTTTATAGAGCATGGAAATAATTATTTCATCCTCAACAATCAGCACTTTACTCTTCTGGCCCATATCAAATCCTTTGTTTATATTTTCTTTCCTTAAAAGAAACTTCATAAGACGTGCCCAACGAACCGTCAGTGACAATGTCGCCGTTCAGTTGCTTTTTCACTATGGAAGAAACAATTTGAAGACCGTAAGATTTGACCTTATTAAAGTCAAACCCTTCAGGCATACCAATGCCGTTATCAGAAATTTCGATCTTTATCGTCTCATCTTCCTTCCTGTTAACAGCGATACGGATAGATCCTGTCCTCTCCTCGGGAAAGGCGTGTTTAAAGGCATTTGTCAGCAATTCATTAATAACGAGCCCGCAGGGGACAGCCGAATCAATATTGAGAAGAACCTCTGCAAGGTCAAGGTTAATGGAAACCCGCCCTTCAGCAGATGAGTAGACCTCTCTCAGGTGCAATATGAGATCCTTGATAAAATCTCCAAGGTCAATCAGAGAAAGGCTTTTTGACTGATAAAGTTTCTCATGCACAAGGGCCATCGACATGATCCGGTTTTCTGTATCTTCAAGTATAGCAGAAAATTTATCATCATCAACAAACTGCGATTTGAATGACAGCATGGCGCATATAACCTGCATATTATTCTTTGTTCTGTGATAAATTTCTCTTAAGAGCACCTCCTTTTCACTTAGTGACGCTTTAAGGGCCTTATTTGTCGATCTCAAGGCTTTTGTTCGCTCTGCAACCGTCTGCTCCAGTTCGGTATTGGACTTTTTTAACTGCATTTGAAGATAATGAATGGTAAGATGCACATTCACACGGACCAAAACCTCTTCGCGCTGGATCGGTTTGGTTATGAAATCCACCCCTCCCACCTTAAAGCCCTGCACCCTGTCACGCATCTCCTGCAATGCGCTTATGAAGATGACCGGCACCACTGCTGTGCGTTCGTCCTGTTTCAGTCTTCGGCACACTTCAAAACCGTCCATGCCGGGCATTTTTACATCAAGCAGGATCAGATCAGGAGAATTAGCGAATGCCGACTCAAGCGCCAGGTTCGGTTCCCTCGCCGGTCGCACCTTATAACCCTGGTCCATCAGTATGCCCGTCAAAAGCTGAAGGCTTTCAGGACTGTCATCAACAACCAGAATTTCATATTGATTTTCCATTTTTATCTCCTGTGGCCGCCGTCTTTTAATCAATTACTGTCTCCCTTTGAGCAGTTCCAGTATTCGTTCGAAGCGAAATTCCCCGAGCAGCAGTTGCAGCCCACTGGCGATCTCAGGGTGCTCACTGCGAATTCCTTCGATTAATTCACCGGTGGCCGAAATATCCAGTCTGTGAGCAGAGGCCCTCAAAGCCTGTCTCCGTTCAGACGACAGGTCCACCATCATCCCGGCAGTAAGCATATTTGCAGTTTTGGACAATGCCCTTGTTCTTTCTTCTTCATAAGTATAGCGCACACCCAACTGATGTGCCATAGTATCAAAGATTTCATGGGATTTGTACGGCTTGAGCACCACATCATCGCAGCCTGCTTCTATAATTCTCTTGCGCTGCTCCTTCAAGGCGCTGGCAGTAATGGCAACGATCTTCACCCTGTCACCGCCGGGAAGGGAGCGGATTTTTGCTGTGGCCTTATAGCCATCCATCACGGGCATGCGCATGTCCATGCAAATGAAGTGGGGCTGCCATTGTTCAAATAGACCGATAGCCTCCTCACCGTTTTCTGCCTCCTTTATAAGGAATCCCGCCTCAAGCAGCAGGCTGCTTAACAATATCCGGCTGTCCCTGTTGTCTTCAACAACCAGGATGCGCCACTGAGGCTGGCCTTTTTCAATTCCCAGCACAGCCGGCTTGTTCGCATATATGCCGGCAAACTCCGAGTCCTTAGCCAGGGTAACAGGCAACTCGACATGAAACAGCGAACCCTGACCGGGTGTACTGGTGACAATGATCTCTCCACCCAACAGTTCAATGAAAGATTTGCTAATGGCCAATCCCAGCCCACTGCCCTTGAGATCCTTTCGGGCGGGCCCAACCTGAACAAAGGGGTCGAAAATTCGTTCCCGTTGCTCCGGCGCTATGCCTATCCCGCTGTCTTCCACCTCGATCTGCAGTGTAACAGTTAAAGGATCCTCTGCTGTAGACAGTGTACGGGCGCGCAAGGCAACCCCACCTTTCAATGTAAATGTTACCGCATTGCCAAGCAGGTTGATAAGTACCTGACGGAGTTTGACGACGTCCGTTTTTACGTGTTTGACCAGCGCCGCGTCGAGTTCCAGATTAAAGTACAATCCTGCATTCTCGGCGCGCAGATCAAACATGTGTCCCATATCCTTAAGCATGAGCGGCAGATCGAAAGCCACTCTTTCCAACTCCACATGGCCCGCCTCTATTTTTGAGAGGTCCAGCACATCATTGATCATGTTTAACAGGTGCTCACCGCTGCGATTGATAATACCGACTTTCTCTCTTTGACAGGCATTCGTTTGGCGGTCACGGCCCAGCATTTCTGAAAAACCGAGAATGGCATTGAGCGGAGTGCGTAACTCATGAGATATGTTGGCAAGAAAGAGGCTTTTGGCCCGGTTGGCAGTTTCAGCGGCTTCCTTGGCTAAAAGAAGCTCTTGCTCCACTGCTTTCTGTTCGGAAATATCCAGCGCTGCAAGAACAAGCCCCGTTACTTTACCCTCTTCGTCAAATAGAGGAACCTTTCGGCTAAAGTAAGTATGTATCTTTCCATCAGGATAGGGAATCTCTTCCTGTTGCAGACTTTCCCTTCCTGTGGCCATGATTTTTTCATCGAAATCCCTGATAGACTCAGCGACAGAAGAAGGAAAAATTTCGGCGTCCACTTTTCCCAGGGCTTGCTCCCGTTTAACACCCGTCGCTTGCTCAAAGTTGGTATTGACGAGAAGATAGCGTCCCTTACGGTCTTTTAGCACCAACACAACGGGAACGGTATCTACCACCAGTTGCAAACGCCTCTCGCTTTGCTGAAGCGCTATTTCCGTCCTTTTGCGGGCCGCCACCTCCCGGCGAAGACGCCAGTTCCAGTAGCCAAAGGCCAGCAGCAGCAAAACAGCCCCGGCAAGCACCTGCCACAACAGGGAATAGTCGAATCCATTTTTATATTCCAGGGCCACCCATTTTTGGGCGATGGCCAGCCGCTCCTCCTCAGATATGGTGTCCAGCGCTTTTTGAAGAATACCGACGAGCAAAGGCTGGCTCTTGACTACGCCAAAGCCCATGCCCTCTGTCTCAATACCGGTGGGAGCGGCAATTTTCAGGTTGGTAAGACCGTGCTTGCGAATATAGAAGGCAGAAGTGGCCATGCTGTTTACCGATGCCTCCACTTGCCCCGTCATGACCGCTTGCAGGGAATCAAAGACCGTTTCATAGGGCGCCAGTTTAAGCGAGGGATAATCACGCGCCAGGATTTCCTGCGTCACATATCCTTTGGGTACGGCAACACGCTTGCCGGTGAGGTCCGCAAGTCCGCCGATAAAAGGATAGTCCTCTTGTGTAACAATTACCCAGGGGTAATTAACATAGGGTTCGGTAAAGTACAGGTATTCGCTTCGTTCCGGTGAAGGGGTGAGCAGGGTAAGACCATGGGCTTCACCCGCTTTTGCACGTTCCAGCGCTTCACTCCAGGAAGCGATTTGGGGCAGTACTTCAATTGCTGTACCGAGACGATGGCCGATGAGGTCAAGGTAATCCGCAGCAATACCCACGTAGCGGCCCCGCTCATCGATCCATTCGTAAGGCGCAAAGGAGGGATCATAGGAAAGACGGATGACGGGGTTGCTCTGCAGCCAGGCCCGCTCTTCCGTCGTCAAATCGATCCCTGTCGATTGGAGCGCCGGCACGGCAGTCTTTTCTTTGGGAATTTGCGCTGAACCGGCAAAGGCAGGGAGTATAATGAGGAGAAGAAATAACAAGGAAGAAAGATGCCTTGCCGGGCTCCCGATTAAAG
The DNA window shown above is from Deltaproteobacteria bacterium and carries:
- the hgcA gene encoding mercury methylation corrinoid protein HgcA gives rise to the protein MKDKKNSVNSCCSPAPPKEPVEKSCCTDSSVESITGEESQNITAVDSHWTARDHWGRIKARSGSFRNTYMVNPGLYKIGEPDEKAEVFVTANYKFTFDILRRELKGLDGWILVLDTKGINVWCAAGKGTFSTDELVKRIKVTGLEGIVSHRRLILPQLGGVGIKAHVVKEQSGFHLHYGPVEASDIPAYLEAGRKATKEMRLVQFKWLDRLILTPIELNAVMKKFGIYALLVLVYSGIDRSGILFDKAYHEGLLFIGLGLLSVLAGAFITPVVLPFIPFRSFAIKGWIAGLAALIVFSFGTGMTAGMSPLLIIFSYIFFPLLSSYLALQFTGATTFTNMSGVVKELKYAFPLYKSGIVISLLLLIAQKALEWRIIL
- a CDS encoding HgcAB-associated protein, coding for MKRKDDRSCCTAENDSSCKVESIISVDERGQMVLPKDLRAKMEIEAGDKLVLTSWEKEGKVCCITLIKAEELVDMMKDKLGPVIMDVL
- a CDS encoding response regulator codes for the protein MKFLLRKENINKGFDMGQKSKVLIVEDEIIISMLYKSKLDKMGYHVFKPVETGEMSIEAVKENSPDLILMDICLGPGIDGVDAAKEILSINKGIKIIFVSGYGDDSTLKRIKELGNYQLVAKPVSLNRLMEIIEDEMSH
- a CDS encoding response regulator is translated as MENQYEILVVDDSPESLQLLTGILMDQGYKVRPAREPNLALESAFANSPDLILLDVKMPGMDGFEVCRRLKQDERTAVVPVIFISALQEMRDRVQGFKVGGVDFITKPIQREEVLVRVNVHLTIHYLQMQLKKSNTELEQTVAERTKALRSTNKALKASLSEKEVLLREIYHRTKNNMQVICAMLSFKSQFVDDDKFSAILEDTENRIMSMALVHEKLYQSKSLSLIDLGDFIKDLILHLREVYSSAEGRVSINLDLAEVLLNIDSAVPCGLVINELLTNAFKHAFPEERTGSIRIAVNRKEDETIKIEISDNGIGMPEGFDFNKVKSYGLQIVSSIVKKQLNGDIVTDGSLGTSYEVSFKERKYKQRI
- a CDS encoding transporter substrate-binding domain-containing protein → MEYKNIINCSGRYLPPMIKDRMARMSLIGSPARHLSSLLFLLLIILPAFAGSAQIPKEKTAVPALQSTGIDLTTEERAWLQSNPVIRLSYDPSFAPYEWIDERGRYVGIAADYLDLIGHRLGTAIEVLPQIASWSEALERAKAGEAHGLTLLTPSPERSEYLYFTEPYVNYPWVIVTQEDYPFIGGLADLTGKRVAVPKGYVTQEILARDYPSLKLAPYETVFDSLQAVMTGQVEASVNSMATSAFYIRKHGLTNLKIAAPTGIETEGMGFGVVKSQPLLVGILQKALDTISEEERLAIAQKWVALEYKNGFDYSLLWQVLAGAVLLLLAFGYWNWRLRREVAARKRTEIALQQSERRLQLVVDTVPVVLVLKDRKGRYLLVNTNFEQATGVKREQALGKVDAEIFPSSVAESIRDFDEKIMATGRESLQQEEIPYPDGKIHTYFSRKVPLFDEEGKVTGLVLAALDISEQKAVEQELLLAKEAAETANRAKSLFLANISHELRTPLNAILGFSEMLGRDRQTNACQREKVGIINRSGEHLLNMINDVLDLSKIEAGHVELERVAFDLPLMLKDMGHMFDLRAENAGLYFNLELDAALVKHVKTDVVKLRQVLINLLGNAVTFTLKGGVALRARTLSTAEDPLTVTLQIEVEDSGIGIAPEQRERIFDPFVQVGPARKDLKGSGLGLAISKSFIELLGGEIIVTSTPGQGSLFHVELPVTLAKDSEFAGIYANKPAVLGIEKGQPQWRILVVEDNRDSRILLSSLLLEAGFLIKEAENGEEAIGLFEQWQPHFICMDMRMPVMDGYKATAKIRSLPGGDRVKIVAITASALKEQRKRIIEAGCDDVVLKPYKSHEIFDTMAHQLGVRYTYEEERTRALSKTANMLTAGMMVDLSSERRQALRASAHRLDISATGELIEGIRSEHPEIASGLQLLLGEFRFERILELLKGRQ